In Heterodontus francisci isolate sHetFra1 chromosome 30, sHetFra1.hap1, whole genome shotgun sequence, a genomic segment contains:
- the mettl27 gene encoding methyltransferase-like protein 27 isoform X1, protein MAANPRTLADAQRTVLSSHKESTAEDKVSFYDSWSELYEQDVIILDYRAPLLAADSLAEVMLEGRDQALVLDVACGTGLVAVQLQKLGFRNFHGMDGCERMLELARSKSVYQTLQKCMLDTEPLQMSSDSYDVVMIVGALSEGQVPYTILPELLRVTKPGGFVCMTTRINKSNQHYKKQLQAVIEEMEQKGLWEKVKVQEVEHWEKATSLHEAEQGSKYISGIIYMYQKSRSQV, encoded by the exons ATGGCAGCCAATCCAAGAACGCTTGCAGATGCACAGAGAACTGTTCTCTCTAGTCATAAAGAGTCCACAGCTGAAGACAAAGTGTCCTTTTATGATAGCTGGTCTGAACTCTATGAACAG GATGTGATAATTCTGGATTATCGGGCTCCTCTTTTGGCTGCAGATAGTCTAGCAGAAGTAATGCTTGAAGGTCGTGACCAAGCACTGGTCCTGGACGTAGCCTGTGGGACAGGACTAGTCGCTGTACAG TTGCAGAAACTTGGATTTCGTAACTTTCATGGAATGGATGGCTGTGAAAGAATGTTGGAATTAGCACGGTCTAAATCAGTGTATCAAACACTCCAGAAATGTATGCTGGATACTGAGCCGCTTCAGATGTCCTCGG ACAGTTATGATGTTGTTATGATTGTTGGTGCACTAAGCGAAGGGCAGGTGCCATATACCATCCTTCCTGAACTCCTTCGAGTTACCAAGCCAG GGGGGTTTGTGTGCATGACTACCCGAATCAACAAGTCAAACCAACACTACAAAAAACAGCTACAGGCTGTAATAGAGGAAATGGAGCAGAAAGGGTTATGGGAAAAAGTTAAAGTACAAGAAGTAGAACATTGGGAAAAAGCAACATCTCTACATGAAGCTGAACAAGGTTCTAAGTACATCTCCGGGATAATCTATATGTACCAAAAATCAAGGAGTCAAGTTTAA
- the mettl27 gene encoding methyltransferase-like protein 27 isoform X2 produces the protein MAANPRTLADAQRTVLSSHKESTAEDKVSFYDSWSELYEQLQKLGFRNFHGMDGCERMLELARSKSVYQTLQKCMLDTEPLQMSSDSYDVVMIVGALSEGQVPYTILPELLRVTKPGGFVCMTTRINKSNQHYKKQLQAVIEEMEQKGLWEKVKVQEVEHWEKATSLHEAEQGSKYISGIIYMYQKSRSQV, from the exons ATGGCAGCCAATCCAAGAACGCTTGCAGATGCACAGAGAACTGTTCTCTCTAGTCATAAAGAGTCCACAGCTGAAGACAAAGTGTCCTTTTATGATAGCTGGTCTGAACTCTATGAACAG TTGCAGAAACTTGGATTTCGTAACTTTCATGGAATGGATGGCTGTGAAAGAATGTTGGAATTAGCACGGTCTAAATCAGTGTATCAAACACTCCAGAAATGTATGCTGGATACTGAGCCGCTTCAGATGTCCTCGG ACAGTTATGATGTTGTTATGATTGTTGGTGCACTAAGCGAAGGGCAGGTGCCATATACCATCCTTCCTGAACTCCTTCGAGTTACCAAGCCAG GGGGGTTTGTGTGCATGACTACCCGAATCAACAAGTCAAACCAACACTACAAAAAACAGCTACAGGCTGTAATAGAGGAAATGGAGCAGAAAGGGTTATGGGAAAAAGTTAAAGTACAAGAAGTAGAACATTGGGAAAAAGCAACATCTCTACATGAAGCTGAACAAGGTTCTAAGTACATCTCCGGGATAATCTATATGTACCAAAAATCAAGGAGTCAAGTTTAA